The following are from one region of the Streptomyces changanensis genome:
- the cobM gene encoding precorrin-4 C(11)-methyltransferase produces the protein MTVYFIGAGPGAADLITVRGARTLASCGVCLYAGSLVPRELLAECPPDARLVDTARLDLDAITAELVRAHEEGHDVARLHSGDPSVFSAVAEQMRRLDAAGIPYEVVPGVPAFAAAAASLKRELTVPTVGQTVILTRIAEQATAMPEGEDLATLGRSGALLVLHLAARYVDRVVAELTPHYGADCPAAVVAMASRPDEVVLRGTLADIAAATKEAGITRTAVILVGRTLAATQFRDSHLYSPERDRHTCD, from the coding sequence ATGACCGTCTACTTCATCGGGGCGGGCCCCGGCGCCGCCGACCTCATCACCGTGCGCGGCGCCCGCACCCTCGCCTCCTGCGGGGTGTGCCTGTACGCCGGGTCGCTCGTCCCCCGCGAGCTGCTCGCCGAGTGCCCGCCGGACGCCCGGCTCGTCGACACGGCCCGCCTCGACCTGGACGCCATCACCGCCGAGCTGGTCCGCGCGCACGAGGAGGGCCACGACGTGGCCCGCCTCCACTCGGGCGACCCGTCCGTCTTCAGCGCCGTCGCCGAGCAGATGCGGCGGCTGGACGCGGCGGGCATCCCGTACGAGGTGGTGCCGGGCGTCCCGGCGTTCGCCGCCGCCGCCGCGTCGCTGAAGCGGGAGCTGACCGTGCCGACCGTCGGCCAGACGGTCATCCTGACCCGGATCGCCGAGCAGGCCACGGCCATGCCGGAGGGCGAGGACCTCGCGACGCTCGGCCGCAGCGGTGCCCTGCTGGTGCTGCACCTGGCGGCCCGGTACGTCGACCGCGTCGTCGCCGAACTGACCCCGCACTACGGCGCGGACTGCCCGGCGGCGGTCGTCGCGATGGCCAGCCGCCCCGACGAGGTGGTCCTGCGCGGCACCCTCGCCGACATCGCGGCGGCCACGAAGGAGGCCGGCATCACGCGCACGGCGGTCATCCTGGTGGGCCGTACGCTGGCGGCGACGCAGTTCCGGGACAGCCACCTGTACTCGCCGGAGCGGGACCGGCACACCTGCGACTGA
- a CDS encoding tetratricopeptide repeat protein, translating into MTHGETHEHIRDQEAELAAAAEAGQDGAYRAYATFLGKSGRMDQALPWWAKAAEHGDADAARTLAICHKDRWEFAEAERWYRSAADRDGGCAFGLATLLKESGDQDGAQEWYARGAALGHVQSLTNGAVLKAARHGAFAEAQAQLDEAAELGDRKAASARQVIENIVDDLELWEERLARAEADGDAEAAFEALSPLRDPEYAGMFTYYPSTIRAAEALYARAAAVGSHQALVEQAILVARDSDRIEEARALAVRAHELGYSGAAYVLGVWAFERGDQRTAEHWFETAAAAPDGHDYARFHLGLIGIMQRRLDEAERWLRLTGDTEDENDQYGGLPRMFVEQLEEIAAIRADPARLPDPELAARLPELRAAAESGGAEECFAYADALDRLYRLPDAADWYRKTGTPRALLELGRMLQDCHADETLLVPYFGPAAEAGDARAAYSIAGIHTHAKNERAAGIWTLKAAELGHARAAWGVGWASEQRGGDPQFAERWYVRAAEGGLARPAFLAGRSMVRWGRYAEAERWLVKAWENDIPEAAYHLGRALRRLGRTAEAEQWLRRAVERSGDFDPPRGPLEGRVDPRPELAELLVEAERDEEAAPLVADILAEYPGHLAGHRLAGRLARHRGDLATAEQHFAQIEERDSDPGTRMSLREIRELLAQVTHEH; encoded by the coding sequence ATGACACACGGGGAGACGCATGAGCACATACGCGACCAGGAAGCCGAGTTGGCGGCCGCTGCCGAGGCCGGACAGGACGGCGCGTACCGCGCCTACGCCACATTCCTCGGCAAGAGCGGCCGGATGGACCAGGCCCTGCCCTGGTGGGCCAAGGCCGCCGAGCACGGGGACGCAGATGCGGCGCGCACGCTCGCGATCTGCCACAAGGACCGCTGGGAGTTCGCCGAAGCCGAGCGCTGGTACCGCAGCGCTGCCGACCGTGACGGCGGCTGCGCCTTCGGGCTCGCCACACTCCTGAAGGAGTCCGGCGACCAGGACGGAGCACAGGAGTGGTACGCGCGGGGAGCCGCGCTCGGCCACGTCCAGAGCCTCACCAACGGCGCGGTGCTCAAAGCCGCCCGCCACGGTGCCTTCGCCGAAGCACAGGCGCAGCTGGACGAGGCGGCCGAACTGGGTGACCGCAAGGCGGCCTCGGCCCGTCAGGTGATCGAGAACATCGTCGACGACCTTGAGCTCTGGGAGGAGCGGCTCGCGCGGGCGGAGGCTGACGGGGACGCCGAGGCCGCGTTCGAGGCGCTGAGTCCGCTGCGGGACCCGGAGTACGCGGGCATGTTCACGTACTACCCGAGCACGATCCGCGCGGCGGAGGCTCTCTACGCGCGAGCCGCGGCGGTCGGCTCGCACCAGGCCCTGGTCGAGCAGGCCATCCTGGTAGCCCGCGACAGCGACCGGATCGAGGAGGCACGCGCCCTGGCCGTACGGGCGCACGAGCTCGGCTACTCGGGCGCGGCCTACGTCCTGGGTGTCTGGGCCTTCGAGCGCGGTGACCAGCGCACGGCCGAGCATTGGTTCGAGACGGCGGCCGCAGCACCCGATGGTCACGACTACGCCCGCTTCCACCTCGGTCTGATCGGCATCATGCAGCGGCGGCTGGACGAGGCCGAGCGATGGCTGCGTCTCACCGGCGACACCGAGGACGAGAACGATCAGTACGGCGGCCTGCCCAGGATGTTCGTCGAGCAGCTCGAGGAGATCGCGGCGATTCGCGCCGACCCCGCCCGACTGCCCGACCCCGAACTCGCGGCGCGCCTGCCCGAGTTGCGGGCGGCCGCGGAGTCCGGGGGAGCCGAGGAGTGCTTCGCGTACGCCGATGCACTCGACCGCCTGTACCGGCTGCCCGACGCCGCCGACTGGTACCGCAAGACCGGCACTCCGCGCGCGCTGCTCGAGCTCGGCCGCATGCTGCAGGACTGCCATGCCGACGAGACCCTGCTCGTGCCGTACTTCGGGCCGGCCGCCGAGGCCGGGGACGCGAGGGCTGCGTACAGCATCGCCGGGATCCACACCCACGCGAAGAACGAGCGGGCCGCCGGCATCTGGACGCTGAAGGCCGCGGAACTCGGTCACGCGAGGGCAGCCTGGGGCGTCGGCTGGGCCTCCGAACAACGGGGCGGAGACCCGCAGTTCGCGGAGCGCTGGTATGTGCGCGCCGCCGAGGGCGGTCTGGCGCGGCCCGCGTTCCTGGCCGGTCGCAGCATGGTGCGCTGGGGGCGGTACGCCGAGGCCGAGCGGTGGCTCGTGAAGGCGTGGGAGAACGACATCCCCGAGGCGGCGTACCACCTCGGCAGGGCGCTGCGCCGGCTCGGACGCACCGCGGAGGCCGAGCAGTGGCTGCGCCGCGCCGTGGAGCGCTCCGGCGACTTCGACCCACCGCGCGGACCGCTCGAAGGGCGCGTCGATCCCCGTCCCGAGCTGGCCGAGCTGCTCGTCGAGGCGGAGCGCGACGAGGAGGCCGCGCCACTCGTCGCGGACATCCTCGCCGAGTACCCGGGCCACCTCGCCGGCCACCGCCTCGCCGGCCGACTGGCCCGGCACCGCGGCGACCTGGCCACGGCCGAACAACACTTCGCGCAGATCGAGGAGCGGGACTCCGACCCCGGTACGCGGATGAGCCTGCGGGAGATCCGTGAGCTGCTGGCTCAGGTGACGCACGAACACTGA
- a CDS encoding bifunctional cobalt-precorrin-7 (C(5))-methyltransferase/cobalt-precorrin-6B (C(15))-methyltransferase produces the protein MSCPENTPPVTVVGIGADGWAGLSGPARDALRAAEVVIGGGARQLGLLPRAEVTAERVAWPVPLRPAVPRLLAAHAGRRVAVLASGDPMFHGVGRALAEVLGPERLRVLPHPSSVAYACARLGWPVEDTATVTLVGRPLDTLTAALHDGRRLLVLSSGAATPGEVAALLRARGYGPSRLRVLEQLGHPDRERVLRGTAEEWPHPPGDPLNVVAVDCVRAPDAPRLGAVPGLPDTAYEHDGQLTKRHVRAATLAALAPAPGELLWDVGGGSGSIGVEWMRVHPTCRAVTVERDPQRAARIARNAAALGVPGLRVVRAAAPAGLAGLDTPDAVFVGGGLTAPGLLDACWAALRPGGRLVANTVTLESEALLADRYRRHGGELVRLAVAHAVPVGGFTGWRQAMPVTQWSVTKQETAG, from the coding sequence GTGAGCTGCCCGGAGAACACCCCGCCCGTCACCGTCGTCGGCATCGGCGCCGACGGCTGGGCCGGGCTGTCCGGTCCCGCCCGCGACGCCCTGCGCGCCGCGGAGGTCGTCATCGGCGGCGGCGCCCGCCAGCTCGGCCTGCTGCCGCGGGCGGAGGTCACCGCGGAGCGCGTCGCCTGGCCCGTACCGCTGCGCCCCGCCGTGCCGCGGCTGCTGGCGGCCCACGCGGGCCGCCGTGTCGCGGTCCTGGCCAGCGGTGACCCGATGTTCCACGGCGTCGGCCGCGCCCTCGCCGAGGTCCTCGGCCCGGAGCGGCTGCGCGTCCTGCCGCACCCGTCGTCCGTCGCGTACGCCTGCGCCCGGCTCGGCTGGCCCGTGGAGGACACCGCGACCGTCACGCTGGTCGGCCGCCCCCTAGACACCCTGACCGCCGCCCTCCACGACGGGCGGCGCCTGCTGGTGCTCAGCTCCGGCGCCGCCACCCCGGGCGAGGTGGCCGCCCTGCTGCGGGCCCGCGGGTACGGGCCCAGCCGCCTGCGCGTGCTGGAGCAGCTCGGCCACCCCGACCGCGAACGCGTCCTGCGCGGCACCGCCGAGGAGTGGCCGCACCCGCCGGGCGACCCGCTGAACGTCGTCGCCGTCGACTGCGTCCGCGCGCCCGACGCGCCGCGCCTCGGCGCCGTACCCGGGCTGCCCGACACGGCGTACGAGCACGACGGGCAGCTCACCAAGCGCCACGTGCGCGCCGCGACGCTCGCCGCGCTGGCGCCCGCGCCCGGCGAGCTGCTGTGGGACGTCGGCGGCGGCTCCGGCTCCATCGGCGTCGAGTGGATGCGCGTCCACCCCACCTGCCGCGCCGTCACCGTCGAGCGCGACCCGCAGCGCGCCGCCCGCATCGCCCGCAACGCCGCCGCCCTCGGGGTACCGGGCCTGCGGGTCGTCCGGGCCGCCGCGCCCGCCGGCCTCGCCGGACTGGACACCCCCGACGCCGTGTTCGTCGGCGGCGGGCTGACCGCGCCCGGTCTGCTGGACGCCTGCTGGGCGGCGCTGCGGCCGGGCGGCCGGCTGGTCGCCAACACCGTCACCCTCGAATCGGAGGCGCTGCTCGCCGACCGGTACCGGCGCCACGGCGGCGAACTGGTGCGGCTCGCGGTCGCGCACGCCGTCCCGGTGGGCGGCTTCACCGGCTGGCGCCAGGCCATGCCGGTCACGCAATGGTCCGTCACGAAGCAGGAGACAGCAGGATGA
- a CDS encoding APC family permease yields the protein MRNTSGRGLRPNVLGTFDTVVMAVAGSAPAYSLAATTAVLVGAVGFAAPAALLYCALPMLGIVLAFGRLGRLDVNAGAAYSWVGRALHPFLGFLCGWALVVSTTLFMVAGSLPAGALTLSLFDPALAHDTWLATAVGAGWFLVMLLVVLGGARLTVRAQMVITGVELLILLLFVLGAVVRGGAAAAFDWSWFGFGHFDGVSGFASGALIAAFSYWGWDVTGNLSEETRDSRRTAGFAALVGVGVVFLLFEAFTVAVNVVLSAEEVTARGAADTVSLLGDAIWPGVGGKLLVVAVMLSTVATLETTLIQVSRTLFAMGRDRTVPAAFGAVHRRWNTPWVAICVVGAVALALFVAANALGSVGDILSGAVSAMGLQIAFYYGLAGLAAVVAYRKLLLSSVREFLLGGVWPLLGSAFMLWIFVESLAELSGPSVVIGLGGLAAGLIPMTWYWRRGSSYYRPAKLDAVRTLAGAEGRYPDVPRQHRPDADEPLATDF from the coding sequence ATGCGCAACACTTCCGGCAGAGGGCTTCGACCCAATGTGCTGGGCACGTTCGACACCGTCGTCATGGCGGTCGCGGGCAGTGCCCCGGCCTACTCGCTGGCCGCCACGACCGCCGTGCTCGTCGGCGCCGTCGGGTTCGCCGCGCCCGCCGCGCTGCTGTACTGCGCGCTGCCCATGCTGGGCATCGTGCTGGCCTTCGGGCGGCTGGGCCGGCTCGACGTGAACGCGGGCGCCGCCTACTCGTGGGTGGGGCGGGCGCTGCACCCGTTCCTCGGCTTCCTCTGCGGGTGGGCGCTGGTGGTGTCCACGACGCTGTTCATGGTGGCGGGGTCGCTGCCCGCCGGGGCGCTGACGCTGTCGCTGTTCGACCCGGCGCTGGCCCACGACACCTGGCTCGCGACGGCGGTGGGCGCCGGCTGGTTCCTGGTGATGCTGCTGGTCGTCCTCGGCGGGGCCCGGCTGACCGTACGGGCCCAGATGGTCATCACCGGGGTCGAGCTGCTGATCCTGCTGCTGTTCGTCCTCGGCGCCGTGGTGCGCGGGGGCGCGGCCGCCGCGTTCGACTGGTCGTGGTTCGGTTTCGGTCACTTCGACGGGGTGTCCGGCTTCGCGTCGGGCGCGCTGATCGCCGCGTTCTCGTACTGGGGCTGGGACGTCACCGGCAACCTCAGCGAGGAGACCCGCGACAGCCGGCGGACGGCCGGGTTCGCCGCGCTCGTCGGGGTCGGCGTGGTCTTCCTGCTCTTCGAGGCGTTCACGGTCGCCGTGAACGTCGTCCTGTCCGCGGAGGAGGTCACCGCGCGCGGCGCCGCCGACACCGTCTCCCTGCTCGGGGACGCGATCTGGCCCGGGGTCGGCGGGAAGCTGCTCGTCGTGGCGGTGATGCTGTCGACGGTGGCGACGCTGGAGACGACGCTGATCCAGGTGTCCCGGACGCTGTTCGCGATGGGCCGGGACCGGACCGTGCCGGCCGCGTTCGGCGCGGTGCACCGCCGGTGGAACACTCCGTGGGTGGCGATCTGCGTCGTCGGGGCCGTCGCGCTGGCGCTGTTCGTCGCGGCCAACGCGCTCGGTTCGGTGGGCGACATCCTCTCGGGCGCCGTCAGCGCGATGGGGCTGCAGATCGCGTTCTACTACGGCCTGGCCGGGCTCGCCGCCGTCGTCGCCTACCGCAAACTGCTGCTGTCGTCGGTGCGGGAGTTCCTGCTGGGCGGGGTGTGGCCGCTGCTGGGCTCGGCGTTCATGCTGTGGATCTTCGTCGAGTCGCTGGCGGAGCTGTCCGGCCCGTCCGTCGTGATCGGCCTCGGCGGCCTCGCGGCAGGTCTCATTCCGATGACCTGGTACTGGCGGCGGGGCAGTTCGTACTACCGTCCGGCGAAGCTGGACGCGGTACGGACGCTCGCCGGGGCGGAGGGACGCTACCCGGACGTGCCGCGGCAGCACCGGCCGGACGCCGACGAGCCGTTGGCGACCGACTTCTGA
- a CDS encoding endonuclease/exonuclease/phosphatase family protein produces the protein MALLVAPTVTCAARLLDTDAVTPVPQLLSLLPWLGAPAAAALLLAPAARGRARPALAAWAAGVLAAAVWATLPYGPATTAARGPVAAAVRVLTANVEYGDAVPALVDTARRERPDLLFVQECDPACADVLSAALADRLPHRARAAREGAAGSAVFSAFPLTGPDVLPGTALGMPGATARVGGVAVRLRLAHPVPPVPGLVGEWRRELGLLRDDAAARRGTPAVVAGDLNAAQDHAAFRAVLRAGGLHDAARLAGRARTPSWPADLPVPPWTQIDHVLVSGDFAVRGARFLDLPGSDHRALVVDAVLHRGG, from the coding sequence GTGGCGCTGCTCGTCGCGCCCACCGTGACCTGTGCCGCCCGGCTGCTGGACACCGACGCCGTCACGCCCGTGCCGCAACTGCTGTCGCTGCTGCCGTGGCTGGGCGCCCCGGCGGCCGCGGCGCTGCTGCTCGCGCCCGCCGCGCGGGGACGCGCCCGGCCGGCCCTGGCGGCGTGGGCGGCGGGGGTGCTCGCCGCGGCGGTCTGGGCCACCCTGCCGTACGGGCCCGCCACGACCGCCGCGCGCGGCCCGGTCGCCGCGGCGGTGCGGGTGCTGACGGCGAACGTCGAGTACGGCGACGCGGTCCCCGCCCTCGTCGACACGGCCCGGCGCGAACGGCCCGACCTGCTCTTCGTCCAGGAGTGCGATCCGGCCTGCGCGGACGTGCTCTCCGCCGCGCTGGCCGACCGGCTGCCGCACCGGGCGAGGGCGGCGCGGGAGGGCGCGGCCGGATCAGCGGTGTTCAGCGCGTTCCCCCTGACGGGCCCGGACGTCCTGCCCGGAACGGCCCTCGGCATGCCCGGCGCGACGGCCCGGGTCGGCGGGGTGGCGGTACGGCTCCGGCTCGCGCACCCGGTGCCGCCCGTACCGGGCCTGGTCGGGGAGTGGCGGCGGGAGCTGGGGCTGCTGCGGGACGACGCGGCGGCGCGGCGGGGCACGCCCGCGGTCGTCGCGGGGGACCTCAACGCGGCGCAGGACCACGCGGCGTTCCGGGCCGTCCTGCGGGCGGGCGGGCTGCACGACGCGGCCCGGCTGGCCGGCCGGGCGCGTACCCCGTCGTGGCCCGCGGACCTGCCCGTACCTCCCTGGACGCAGATCGACCACGTGCTGGTCAGCGGGGACTTCGCGGTGCGCGGCGCCCGCTTCCTCGACCTGCCCGGCAGCGACCACCGGGCCCTGGTCGTGGACGCCGTGCTGCACCGGGGCGGGTGA
- a CDS encoding ATP-binding cassette domain-containing protein — MTPHPVGAGTAVPDLAVETHGLVKVFGATRAVDGVDLRVPAGTVYGVLGPNGAGKTTAVKVLATLLRPDGGEARVFGRDVVRDADAVRGRVSLTGQYASVDEDLTGTENLVLLGRLLGHGRTAARDRSAQLLEAFGLADAAARQVKHYSGGMRRRIDIAASILNTPDLLFLDEPTTGLDPRSRNQVWDIVRAVVAQGTTVLLTTQYLDEADQLASRIAVIDRGRVIAEGTKGELKASVGSGSVHVRLREAEQRDEAVRVLEAALGTTAQLDPDPVALTATVDGGRSELGAAEQAARALAALARAGVTVDDFALGQPSLDEVFLALTGKEGSA, encoded by the coding sequence ATGACCCCACACCCCGTCGGCGCCGGCACGGCCGTCCCCGACCTCGCGGTCGAGACGCACGGCCTGGTCAAGGTGTTCGGCGCCACCCGGGCCGTCGACGGCGTCGACCTGCGCGTGCCCGCCGGCACGGTCTACGGGGTGCTCGGGCCGAACGGCGCCGGCAAGACGACCGCCGTGAAGGTCCTCGCCACCCTGTTGCGCCCCGACGGCGGCGAGGCCCGGGTCTTCGGCCGGGACGTGGTGCGCGACGCCGACGCCGTCCGCGGCCGGGTCAGCCTCACCGGCCAGTACGCCTCCGTGGACGAGGACCTGACCGGCACGGAGAACCTCGTCCTCCTCGGGCGGCTCCTCGGCCACGGCCGGACCGCCGCCCGCGACCGCTCCGCGCAGCTGCTGGAGGCGTTCGGGCTGGCGGACGCGGCGGCGCGGCAGGTGAAGCACTACTCGGGCGGCATGCGGCGCCGCATCGACATCGCCGCGTCCATCCTCAACACCCCCGACCTGCTCTTCCTCGACGAGCCGACGACCGGCCTCGACCCCCGCTCCCGCAACCAGGTCTGGGACATCGTGCGGGCCGTCGTCGCCCAGGGGACCACGGTGCTGCTCACCACCCAGTACCTGGACGAGGCGGACCAATTGGCGTCCCGCATCGCGGTCATCGACCGGGGCAGGGTCATCGCGGAGGGCACCAAGGGCGAGCTGAAGGCGTCGGTGGGCTCCGGCTCCGTCCACGTGCGGCTCCGGGAGGCGGAGCAGCGGGACGAGGCGGTGCGGGTCCTGGAGGCGGCGCTCGGCACGACCGCGCAGCTCGACCCGGACCCCGTGGCGCTGACCGCGACGGTCGACGGCGGGCGCAGCGAGCTGGGCGCGGCCGAGCAGGCGGCACGGGCGCTCGCCGCACTCGCCCGGGCGGGTGTCACCGTGGACGACTTCGCGCTGGGGCAGCCGAGTCTGGACGAGGTGTTCCTGGCGCTGACGGGCAAGGAGGGGTCGGCATGA
- a CDS encoding ABC transporter permease, which produces MSTTTSQKSQKQRADDAAVAVPRPADLAALLVTGADRRPPRPSALSASLTFGWRAMLKIKHVPEQLFDVTAFPIMMVLMYTYLFGGALAGSVAQYIQFLLPGILTMSVVMITMYTGIAVNTDIEKGVFDRFRTLPIWRPAPMVGYLLGDVVRYLIASAVMLSVGLLIGYRPDGGVVGVLAGVALLMVFSFAFSWIWTMFGLLLRSEKSVMGVSMMVIFPLTFLSNVFVDPRTMPGWLQVFVNNSPVTHLATSVRELMAGARPLADIAWTLGWSAVFVTVFGAVTMRLYNRK; this is translated from the coding sequence ATGAGCACGACCACGTCGCAGAAGTCGCAGAAGCAGCGGGCCGACGACGCGGCGGTCGCCGTACCGCGCCCCGCGGACCTGGCCGCCCTGCTGGTCACCGGCGCGGACCGGCGGCCACCGCGCCCGTCCGCCCTGTCGGCGTCCCTCACCTTCGGCTGGCGGGCGATGCTCAAGATCAAGCACGTGCCCGAGCAGCTCTTCGACGTGACGGCCTTCCCGATCATGATGGTGCTGATGTACACGTACCTCTTCGGCGGCGCGCTCGCCGGGTCGGTCGCGCAGTACATCCAGTTCCTGCTGCCCGGCATCCTCACGATGAGCGTCGTGATGATCACCATGTACACGGGGATCGCCGTCAACACCGACATCGAGAAGGGCGTCTTCGACCGCTTCCGCACCCTGCCCATCTGGCGCCCCGCCCCGATGGTCGGCTACCTGCTGGGCGACGTGGTCCGGTACCTGATCGCGTCGGCGGTCATGCTCTCCGTGGGCCTGCTCATCGGCTACCGGCCCGACGGCGGGGTGGTCGGGGTGCTCGCGGGCGTGGCGCTGCTGATGGTCTTCTCGTTCGCGTTCTCGTGGATCTGGACGATGTTCGGGCTGCTGCTGCGGAGCGAGAAGTCCGTGATGGGCGTCAGCATGATGGTGATCTTCCCGCTGACGTTCCTCAGCAACGTCTTCGTGGACCCGCGCACCATGCCGGGCTGGCTCCAGGTGTTCGTGAACAACAGCCCCGTGACCCACCTGGCCACGTCGGTACGGGAACTGATGGCGGGCGCCCGCCCCTTGGCGGACATCGCCTGGACCCTGGGCTGGTCGGCGGTGTTCGTGACGGTCTTCGGCGCGGTGACGATGCGCCTGTACAACCGCAAGTAG
- the purD gene encoding phosphoribosylamine--glycine ligase codes for MKVLVIGGGAREHALCRSLSLDPDVTALHCAPGNAGIAEVAELHRVDALDGAAVARLATDLGADLVVVGPEAPLVAGVADAVRAAGVPCFGPSAEAARLEGSKAFAKDVMASAGVPTARSYVCTTPEEIDEALDAFGAPYVVKDDGLAAGKGVVVTGDVEEARAHARSCERVVIEEYLDGPEVSLFAITDGTTVLPLTPAQDFKRALDGDEGPNTGGMGAYSPLPWADPKLVDEVMATVLQPTVDELRRRGTPFSGLLYAGLAITSRGVRVIEFNARFGDPETQVVLARLRTPLAGVLLHAANGTLDSEPPLTWRDEAAVTVVVAAHDYPATPRTGDPIGGLDEVAELDAPHAYVLHAGTRREGDAVVSAGGRVLSVTATGADLAQARERAYAAVGRIRLEGSQHRTDIARTAAGQ; via the coding sequence GTGAAGGTCCTCGTCATCGGCGGCGGCGCCCGCGAACACGCCCTGTGCCGCTCCCTCTCGCTCGATCCCGACGTCACCGCTCTGCACTGCGCGCCCGGCAACGCCGGAATCGCGGAGGTCGCCGAGCTCCACCGCGTCGACGCCCTCGACGGCGCGGCCGTGGCGCGCCTCGCCACCGACCTGGGGGCCGACCTGGTCGTCGTCGGCCCGGAGGCCCCGCTCGTCGCCGGGGTCGCCGACGCCGTGCGCGCGGCCGGCGTCCCCTGCTTCGGCCCCTCCGCGGAGGCCGCCCGGCTGGAGGGTTCCAAGGCGTTCGCGAAGGACGTGATGGCGTCCGCCGGCGTGCCCACGGCCCGCAGCTACGTCTGCACGACCCCCGAGGAGATCGACGAGGCGCTGGACGCCTTCGGCGCCCCGTACGTCGTCAAGGACGACGGTCTCGCCGCCGGCAAGGGCGTCGTCGTCACGGGTGACGTGGAGGAGGCCCGCGCCCACGCCCGCTCCTGCGAGCGCGTGGTCATCGAGGAGTACCTCGACGGCCCCGAGGTGTCCCTCTTCGCGATCACCGACGGCACCACCGTCCTCCCCCTCACCCCCGCCCAGGACTTCAAGCGCGCCCTCGACGGCGACGAGGGCCCCAACACCGGCGGCATGGGCGCCTACTCCCCGCTGCCGTGGGCCGACCCCAAACTGGTCGACGAGGTCATGGCGACCGTCCTCCAGCCGACCGTCGACGAACTGCGCCGCCGCGGCACGCCGTTCTCCGGCCTGCTGTACGCGGGCCTCGCGATCACCTCGCGCGGCGTGCGGGTCATCGAGTTCAACGCCCGCTTCGGCGACCCCGAGACGCAGGTCGTCCTGGCCCGCCTCAGGACGCCGCTGGCCGGGGTCCTGCTCCACGCGGCGAACGGCACGCTCGACTCCGAGCCGCCGCTCACCTGGCGCGACGAGGCCGCCGTCACCGTCGTCGTCGCCGCGCACGACTACCCGGCCACCCCGCGCACCGGCGACCCGATCGGCGGCCTCGACGAGGTCGCCGAGCTGGACGCGCCGCACGCGTACGTCCTGCACGCCGGTACGCGGCGCGAGGGCGACGCGGTCGTCAGCGCCGGCGGTCGCGTCCTGTCCGTCACCGCCACCGGCGCGGACCTGGCGCAGGCCAGGGAACGGGCGTACGCGGCGGTCGGGCGGATCCGCCTGGAGGGCTCCCAGCACCGCACCGACATCGCCCGTACGGCCGCCGGGCAGTAA